A genomic region of Salvelinus namaycush isolate Seneca chromosome 7, SaNama_1.0, whole genome shotgun sequence contains the following coding sequences:
- the LOC120051237 gene encoding B-cell CLL/lymphoma 9 protein-like isoform X3: protein MVRSPPVMSPSSAAQMDSKLPNQGKPGGVGSQSQPSPCDPKTLGPKGPIGSLGLKNGQGLNAGNGAKGKMKRERSTSVESFEQRDTGTSNNEGDQKELGSRAKRLCVAERRQPYSGADWCSGGESDEEDPGFFNCNSIEMKPLDSNNALSSATSTHNAVGGQSMELGGSGPKPGSKVVYVFTTEMANKAADAVFTGHSDNIIAFHMNNISKGNKPHLPVNNQMGPPRGDSKQLGGAPQQQSSHPSDQNHQQASKAPPPGQQQPAEAQPQGAKPGSFPQDGAASGGMDSKSGSPQDGTPHDPNSNPGGPPGHQTPSGASQQGFPSLDLPNGADAKLTAQQQQLAHELMSSMGDNSEGLSQEQLEHRERSLQTLRDIQRMLFPDDKELSLKDMVAMGQGHLGGPPGPNPGMMEGGPKKPVEHGPLQAMMAQSQSLGKPGGPGGPRPDGLPFGPGGLRDMPFSPDELGPLPPGPPMNSHGGPGGEHGDHTGMNPEQMAWLKLQQEFYEEKKRKQEQMQHRGPMGDMMMHQQGPRGPMMRGPPPPYQINSAGEMWGPEHFPEQMSMGPRGPMHPHMQRMPGGFPPGMMNPGMEGGPNPRGPRPGMNWPDDVGPNMGDGRGFPPGQGQFVGPGGRVERFPNPQAVQEAMFQQGMGGDKQGMGLPPGMIMEMNRMMGGNGPRGPMDGPGNGPNGGGMMFPRMPGDVGPMSPSSRMEFVKGLGRDMGPEFSMGPGNMNMGPNPQMMQAKMRGEPPMNLSPEEMMKMRGGSMPENMGPQKMMQGPPFPDQGHHPGDFNMGPNRHFPGMGSHGPGNPRCPRGEPPFGPDQRGPNHGGNGRLSHMPPNSGPPPNQRNMGGRKGPQDIQGGQANSPNINPLKSPTLRQVQSPMLGSPSGNLKSPQTPSQLAGMLQGPSAAAVAAAAAAASIKSPTMMGSAGASPVHMKSPSLPAPSPGWTSSPKPPMQSPGIPQNNKQPPLSMNSPNMMGNVEQGGNGPPTAPPSSSASSLPSGSPYALPPEPTISQNPLSIMMSRMSKFAMPTSTPLYHDAIKTVASSDDDSPPARSPNLPPMNMSGMGMNHHPGHNRMMAPTSQGPMPALSPMGMNTMGSQPLSHGMPNQMPSPNPMGGPHQGPMGPGMMGPHGMMMPGGQDPGMGNPQMIPQGRMGFPHRGQGFPPGHSPPQQVPFPHNGPGPQGGFPHGMGFQVEGGPMGRMGNMGPGGDPGGMCKPNTPGGGQDFNMFNNDNDLHEVMRTGATGMPEFDLSRIIPSEKPSQTLSYFPRGGDGPGGKPPHPSGPQGFPPQMQGMMVEGNPRMGMPMQGMGGPPGPGHMGGPQDMPMGNPGHNPMRQLHPGHPGFMPQGMMGPQHRMLSPGQQPGMMGGPGHGMMQVKERGGLMYNHPGPVGSPNMMMSLHGMGGPQQTMMMPPQMRPRGMAGDMGFNPGPGNPGNLMF, encoded by the exons ATGGTGCGCTCTCCACCCGTCATGTCTCCCTCCAGCGCCGCCCAGATGGACTCGAAACTACCCAATCAGGGAAAGCCAGGGGGCGTGGGCAGCCAATCGCAGCCCTCGCCCTGTGACCCCAAAACTCTAGGCCCTAAGGGGCCCATAGGGAGCCTAGGACTAAAAAACGGACAAGGCCTGAATGCAGGCAACGGGGCCAAGGGCAAAATGAAGAGGGAAAGAAGCACTTCAGTGGAGTCGTTTGAGCAGCGTGACACAGGGACGTCCAACAACGAGGGGGATCAGAAAG AGCTGGGCAGCCGAGCCAAGAGGCTGTGTGTAGCTGAGCGGCGGCAGCCCTACAGTGGAGCGGACTGGTGCTCTGGGGGCGAGAGTGACGAGGAAGACCCAGGGTTCTTTA aCTGCAATTCGATAGAGATGAAGCCTCTGGACTCCAACAACGCGCTCAGCTCGGCCACGTCGACCCACAATGCCGTTGGAGGGCAGAGCATGGAGCTGGGCGGCAGCGGTCCCAAGCCCGGGTCAAAGGTCGTGTACGTCTTCACAACAGAGATGGCCAACAA GGCGGCCGATGCGGTCTTCACAGGCCACTCGGACAACATCATTGCCTTCCACATGAACAACATCTCCAAGGGCAACAAGCCCCACCTACCTGTG AATAATCAGATGGGACCCCCTCGGGGTGACTCCAAGCAGCTGGGCGGAGCCCCCCAGCAGCAATCATCTCACCCTTCTGACCAGAACCACCAGCAGGCCTCCAAAGCACCTCCACCAGGCCAACAGCAGCCAGCAGAAGCCCAGCCTCAGGGGGCCAAGCCTGGGAGCTTCCCCCAGGACGGGGCCGCCTCAGGGGGCATGGACTCTAAGAGCGGAAGCCCCCAGGACGGCACCCCCCACGACCCTAACAGTAACCCTGGAGGGCCGCCCGGCCACCAGACCCCCTCCGGAGCATCCCAACAGGGCTTCCCCTCCCTGGACCTTCCCAATGGTGCCGACGCCAAACTCACggcccagcagcagcagctggcACACGAGCTGATGTCCAGCATGGGGGACAACTCTGAGGGCCTGTCCCAGGAGCAGCTGGAGCACCGCGAACGCTCCCTGCAAACGCTACGGGACATCCAGCGCATGCTCTTCCCCGATGACAAGGAGTTATCCCTCAAAGACATGGTAGCCATGGGGCAGGGCCACCTGGGCGGGCCCCCCGGGCCCAACCCCGGCATGATGGAGGGGGGGCCCAAGAAGCCAGTGGAGCATGGCCCCCTCCAGGCCATGATGGCCCAGTCCCAGAGCCTGGGGAAGCCTGGAGGCCCTGGGGGGCCCCGGCCCGATGGGCTTCCATTTGGGCCCGGAGGCCTCAGAGACATGCCCTTCTCCCCGGACGAGCTGGGGCCCCTGCCTCCTGGGCCGCCTATGAACTCTCACGGAGGGCCCGGCGGTGAGCACGGGGATCACACAGGGATGAACCCGGAGCAGATGGCATGGCTGAAACTGCAGCAGGAGTTCTACGAGGAGAAGAAAAGGAAGCAGGAGCAGATGCAGCACCGGGGGCCCATGGGCGACATGATGATGCACCAACAAGGCCCCCGGGGCCCCATGATGCGCGGGCCCCCGCCTCCCTACCAGATCAATTCGGCTGGGGAGATGTGGGGCCCCGAGCACTTCCCAGAGCAGATGAGCATGGGCCCCCGGGGCCCCATGCACCCCCACATGCAGAGGATGCCCGGCGGCTTCCCTCCTGGCATGATGAACCCGGGTATGGAGGGCGGCCCCAACCCCAGGGGGCCCCGGCCTGGAATGAATTGGCCCGACGACGTGGGACCCAACATGGGCGACGGCAGGGGCTTCCCGCCCGGACAGGGGCAGTTTGTAGGGCCAGGGGGTCGGGTGGAGAGGTTCCCCAACCCACAGGCGGTGCAGGAGGCCATGTTCCAGCAGGGCATGGGGGGTGACAAGCAGGGCATGGGGCTGCCCCCGGGCATGATCATGGAGATGAACAGGATGATGGGGGGCAACGGCCCCCGGGGGCCAATGGATGGCCCCGGCAATGGCCCTAACGGAGGAGGCATGATGTTTCCCAGAATGCCTGGCGACGTTGGCCCCATGAGTCCATCCTCCAGGATGGAGTTTGTCAAGGGCCTGGGCAGGGACATGGGCCCTGAGTTCAGCATGGGCCCCGGGAACATGAACATGGGGCCCAATCCCCAGATGATGCAGGCTAAGATGAGGGGGGAGCCTCCCATGAACTTGAGCCCCGAGGAGATGATGAAGATGAGAGGAGGCTCCATGCCAGAGAACATGGGCCCTCAGAAGATGATGCAGGGGCCTCCCTTCCCTGACCAGGGGCACCACCCAGGGGACTTCAACATGGGCCCCAACCGCCACTTCCCAGGCATGGGGTCACACGGGCCTGGGAACCCTAGGTGCCCCAGAGGTGAACCCCCCTTCGGCCCTGACCAGCGAGGACCTAACCACGGCGGCAACGGTCGCCTCAGCCATATGCCCCCCAACTCGGGCCCGCCTCccaaccagaggaacatggggggcCGCAAGGGTCCCCAGGACATCCAGGGCGGCCAGGCTAACTCACCCAACATCAACCCCCTCAAGTCCCCTACGCTGAGGCAGGTCCAGTCCCCCATGCTGGGCTCGCCCTCTGGGAACCTCAAGTCCCCCCAGACGCCCTCCCAGCTGGCCGGCATGCTCCAGGGTCCTTCGGCGGCGGCAGTGGCTGCAGCCGCGGCGGCCGCCTCCATCAAGTCTCCCACCATGATGGGTTCGGCCGGAGCCTCTCCCGTCCACATGAAGTCGCCCTCACTTCCGGCACCCTCCCCAGGGTGGACATCGTCGCCCAAGCCCCCCATGCAGAGCCCAGGCATCCCCCAGAACAACAAGCAGCCTCCGCTCAGCATGAACTCACCCAACATGATGGGCAATGTGGAGCAAG GTGGGAATGGTCCCCCCACTGCACCCCCTTCCAGTAGTGCTTCCAGTCTTCCGTCTGGCAGCCCCTACGCCCTGCCCCCCGAGCCCACGATATCTCAGAACCCCCTGTCCATTATGATGTCACGCATGTCCAAGTTCGCCATGCCCACTTCCACGCCCCTCTACCACGACGCCATCAAAACGGTGGCGAGCTCGGACGACGACTCGCCACCGGCCCGCTCGCCGAACCTGCCGCCCATGAACATGTCTG GTATGGGAATGAACCACCACCCGGGCCACAACCGCATGATGGCTCCCACGTCACAAGGCCCCATGCCAGCTCTCAGCCCCATGGGCATGAACACCATGGGCTCCCAGCCCCTCTCTCACGGCATGCCTAACCAGATGCCCTCGCCCAACCCAATGGGGGGGCCCCACCAGGGGCCCATGGGGCCGGGTATGATGGGGCCCCACGGCATGATGATGCCCGGCGGGCAGGACCCAGGGATGGGCAACCCTCAGATGATACCTCAGGGCCGTATGGGCTTCCCCCACCGAGGCCAGGGATTCCCCCCCGGTCACTCTCCTCCTCAGCAGGTCCCTTTCCCCCACAACGGCCCCGGGCCCCAGGGTGGTTTCCCCCACGGCATGGGCTTCCAGGTGGAGGGGGGCCCCATGGGCCGAATGGGCAACATGGGCCCTGGCGGGGATCCAGGCGGCATGTGTAAACCCAACACTCCCGGAGGAGGCCAGGACTTCAACATGTTCAACAATGATAACGACCTCCACGAGGTCATGCGAACGGGAGCCACCGGAATGCCGGAGTTTGACCTCTCCCGGATTATCCCATCGGAAAAGCCCAGCCAGACTTTGTCCTACTTCCCCCGCGGTGGCGACGGCCCGGGGGGGAAACCTCCTCACCCCTCCGGCCCCCAGGGATTCCCTCCCCAGATGCAGGGGATGATGGTGGAGGGGAACCCCAGGATGGGGATGCCCATGCAGGGGATGGGAGGTCCGCCGGGCCCCGGCCACATGGGGGGGCCCCAAGACATGCCAATGGGTAACCCTGGCCACAATCCCATGCGGCAGCTACACCCGGGCCACCCCGGTTTCATGCCCCAGGGCATGATGGGACCCCAGCACCGGATGCTGTCGCCGGGACAGCAGCCGGGCATGATGGGAGGACCTGGGCATGGGATGATGCAGGTTAAAGAGAGGGGGGGGCTCATGTACAATCACCCGGGCCCCGTGGGCTCGCCCAACATGATGATGTCACTCCACGGCATGGGTGGCCCCCAGCAGACTATGATGATGCCGCCTCAGATGAGGCCTCGCGGCATGGCAGGGGACATGGGCTTCAACCCTGGTCCCGGAAACCCCGGGAACCTCATGTTCTGA